The following are from one region of the Paenibacillus sp. KS-LC4 genome:
- a CDS encoding response regulator — protein sequence MNVKAEDMSKGQDGSFFKVVLIEDDPMVQEVNRQFVEQVDGFQVVGIAGNGLEGLRLIRELAPDLVFLDVFMPALDGMAALRELRSAAMPVDVIVVTAAKDPETIREMLRGGAMDYIIKPFKLERIRQTLERYRDRHEGLAEEKAVTQEELDRMLLSGENGGQGQKRGSGQQETGQAGQTGQIGPLGQVGRGEQTGQAGQAGQAGQAGQAGQAGQAGQARPVRAAGQAGFLGLDEQQSSLPKGLNAATLRQIIEVMHRLEGGVSAEEAAEKIGIARVTARRYLDFLEKSGYVLLEINYGGVGRPINRYVLQQRPK from the coding sequence ATGAATGTGAAGGCGGAGGATATGAGCAAAGGACAGGACGGAAGCTTTTTCAAAGTGGTGCTTATCGAAGATGATCCTATGGTGCAGGAGGTTAATCGCCAGTTTGTTGAGCAGGTAGACGGATTTCAGGTCGTGGGCATTGCGGGGAATGGGCTGGAGGGCCTGCGCCTCATCCGTGAGCTTGCACCGGATTTGGTGTTTCTTGACGTATTTATGCCAGCACTAGACGGGATGGCGGCGCTGCGGGAGCTGCGGTCGGCGGCAATGCCTGTTGATGTTATTGTCGTAACAGCGGCGAAAGACCCTGAGACGATTCGCGAAATGCTGCGCGGGGGCGCGATGGATTATATTATTAAGCCCTTTAAGCTGGAGCGGATTCGCCAAACCTTGGAGCGTTACCGCGACCGCCATGAGGGCTTGGCGGAAGAAAAGGCTGTTACCCAAGAGGAGCTGGATCGTATGCTGCTCAGTGGGGAAAACGGGGGGCAGGGGCAGAAGCGTGGCAGTGGGCAGCAGGAAACGGGACAGGCTGGACAAACAGGACAGATTGGGCCGCTAGGACAAGTTGGACGAGGTGAACAAACAGGACAAGCAGGACAAGCAGGACAAGCAGGACAAGCAGGACAAGCAGGACAAGCAGGACAAGCAGGACAAGCAAGGCCAGTAAGGGCAGCAGGGCAAGCCGGATTTCTTGGGCTGGATGAGCAGCAAAGCAGCCTGCCGAAAGGACTTAATGCGGCTACGTTGCGGCAAATTATCGAGGTCATGCATCGCCTGGAGGGCGGGGTTTCGGCGGAGGAAGCAGCCGAGAAAATCGGTATAGCAAGAGTAACGGCGAGGCGCTATTTGGATTTTTTGGAGAAGAGCGGTTATGTGTTGCTGGAAATCAACTATGGCGGGGTTGGGCGTCCCATCAATCGCTATGTATTGCAGCAAAGACCAAAATGA
- a CDS encoding sensor histidine kinase: MLSHLRIYWKMILLSFGLVLLSLLIGGIVVIGSVTRMKEDELKQRLLITARTVAELPSIKNQINEPDSASWIAPVADNIRMINNVAYVVVLDMNRTRLSHPLAARIGGKFHSSDADAAFAEHTYMSKVKGEAGVALRAYVPILNEAHQQVGVVVAGGLLPGLAKLIEEQKSSIALTLLIALLFGIFGSALLARHIKRQMYNLEPHEIARMYGERTAAFQAMHEGVIAIDRSELITIFNERAKQIFSVSRDVVGLPIREVLPDTRLPEIMELERPVFNQELRVGKTLIWSNRIPILEQGKMIGAIAIFQDRTEVTRIAEELTGVREFVDALRVQNHEHSNKLHTIAGLLQLDKKEQALQYVYDISGQQEELTQFLHQHIADDSLAGLLLGKISRGKELGIQVKLDPHMEVKQFPVMLDQHDIVLLIGNLIENAFDALAQVTRNEKEIYVSMEQDEELLSILVEDNGCGMPLEVQSRIFERGYTTKGSDNRGIGLYLVGSIVDKGDGKLRIESEPGSGTAIELTFPMGGAGG; the protein is encoded by the coding sequence ATGCTCAGCCATCTGCGAATTTATTGGAAAATGATCTTGCTGTCATTCGGACTCGTTCTCCTCTCGCTGCTTATCGGCGGCATTGTCGTCATTGGAAGCGTCACCCGCATGAAGGAGGATGAGCTTAAGCAGCGGCTGCTAATTACAGCCCGAACCGTTGCCGAGCTGCCATCCATTAAAAATCAGATCAATGAACCAGATAGCGCAAGCTGGATTGCGCCTGTGGCGGACAATATCCGCATGATTAATAATGTGGCTTATGTCGTCGTTCTGGATATGAACCGGACGAGGCTATCTCATCCATTAGCGGCAAGGATCGGCGGCAAGTTTCATTCATCGGATGCGGATGCCGCGTTTGCCGAGCACACCTATATGTCGAAGGTGAAGGGGGAGGCGGGCGTTGCGTTGCGCGCTTATGTCCCCATTTTGAATGAAGCCCATCAGCAGGTAGGCGTCGTCGTGGCGGGCGGGCTGCTGCCGGGACTGGCGAAGCTTATCGAGGAGCAGAAAAGCTCGATTGCACTTACGCTGCTGATTGCTTTATTATTTGGGATATTCGGTTCAGCGCTGCTTGCTCGGCATATTAAACGGCAAATGTACAATTTGGAGCCGCATGAAATTGCGCGTATGTATGGGGAGCGCACAGCGGCCTTCCAGGCGATGCACGAAGGGGTCATTGCGATTGACAGATCGGAGCTGATCACGATTTTTAATGAGCGGGCGAAGCAGATTTTCAGCGTATCCCGCGACGTAGTTGGATTGCCGATTAGGGAGGTGCTGCCGGATACACGGCTGCCCGAAATTATGGAGCTGGAGCGCCCTGTTTTTAATCAAGAGCTGCGCGTAGGCAAAACGCTGATCTGGAGCAACCGCATTCCAATTCTTGAGCAGGGAAAGATGATCGGCGCGATTGCGATTTTTCAAGATCGGACCGAGGTAACCCGCATAGCAGAGGAGTTGACGGGTGTGCGAGAGTTCGTCGATGCGCTGCGGGTACAAAATCATGAGCATAGCAACAAGCTGCACACGATTGCCGGACTGCTTCAATTGGATAAAAAAGAGCAGGCACTGCAATATGTATACGATATTTCCGGCCAGCAGGAGGAGCTGACGCAGTTTCTGCATCAGCATATTGCGGATGACAGCCTAGCAGGCCTGCTGCTTGGCAAAATCAGCCGGGGCAAGGAGCTGGGCATTCAGGTTAAGCTTGATCCTCATATGGAGGTAAAGCAATTTCCCGTCATGCTGGATCAGCATGATATAGTGCTGCTTATCGGCAATTTGATTGAAAATGCTTTTGATGCGCTGGCGCAAGTAACGCGCAATGAAAAGGAAATTTATGTTAGTATGGAGCAGGATGAAGAATTGCTGTCTATACTTGTTGAAGATAATGGCTGCGGCATGCCACTTGAGGTGCAGTCGCGTATTTTTGAACGGGGCTATACGACGAAAGGCAGCGACAATCGCGGTATTGGACTGTATTTGGTTGGCAGCATCGTCGATAAGGGCGATGGGAAGCTGCGTATTGAGTCAGAGCCAGGAAGCGGTACGGCTATTGAGCTAACATTTCCGATGGGAGGGGCTGGCGGATGA
- a CDS encoding DctP family TRAP transporter solute-binding subunit: MKTTIGMISFIAVGLLAAILFGFRPEATRNLPFDEEQTGLTDRIVIKFSHVVAENTPKGLAATHFAKLVKEKTKEAVEIQIFPNGMLYTEDTEVAALKRGDIQMIAPSFSNLSAVDSAWLVMDLPFAFSDQQAVDKALAGELGTLLAAAMEKHHIKSVAFWSNGFKQMTNSIRPLRVPEDFAGLKFRMLPSDVVISQFQALGATTEKIPFNQVFASLKKGIVNGQENTISNIFTKQLFQTQHYMTISNHGYLGYGVMFNESFWDELPPSIQAELQSALTETTEWMMRNTAAMQEQQLGQLKQLKDIDIHTLTPQEREQWVRAFLPIYDQYRDRIGEALMKEITRPK, from the coding sequence ATGAAAACCACAATCGGTATGATCAGCTTTATTGCTGTCGGCTTGCTGGCAGCCATTTTGTTCGGCTTTCGTCCCGAGGCAACTCGTAACCTGCCCTTTGATGAAGAACAAACGGGACTGACGGATAGAATCGTCATTAAGTTCAGCCATGTGGTCGCGGAAAATACACCGAAGGGACTGGCGGCTACCCATTTCGCCAAGCTCGTCAAGGAAAAGACGAAGGAAGCCGTTGAAATTCAAATATTTCCAAACGGCATGCTGTATACCGAGGATACCGAGGTCGCAGCGCTCAAGCGTGGAGATATTCAAATGATCGCACCCTCCTTTTCCAATCTAAGCGCCGTCGATTCCGCCTGGCTCGTTATGGACCTGCCCTTTGCTTTTTCCGATCAGCAGGCAGTGGATAAGGCGCTTGCAGGGGAGCTTGGCACGCTTTTAGCTGCTGCGATGGAGAAGCATCATATAAAAAGCGTTGCCTTTTGGAGCAATGGCTTCAAGCAAATGACGAACAGCATTCGTCCACTGCGGGTTCCAGAAGATTTTGCAGGGCTGAAATTCCGCATGCTGCCGAGCGATGTCGTCATCAGCCAATTTCAAGCGCTTGGCGCCACTACAGAGAAAATCCCCTTTAACCAAGTATTTGCAAGCTTAAAAAAAGGCATCGTCAATGGACAGGAAAATACGATTTCCAATATTTTTACGAAGCAGCTGTTCCAGACGCAGCATTATATGACGATTAGCAATCACGGCTATCTCGGCTATGGCGTAATGTTTAACGAAAGCTTTTGGGATGAGCTCCCCCCGAGCATTCAGGCCGAGCTGCAAAGCGCGCTTACAGAAACGACCGAGTGGATGATGCGGAACACAGCGGCCATGCAGGAGCAGCAGCTTGGTCAGCTCAAGCAATTGAAGGATATTGACATTCATACGCTGACCCCGCAGGAGCGGGAGCAATGGGTGCGGGCTTTTCTGCCGATTTATGACCAATACCGCGATAGGATCGGGGAAGCGCTGATGAAGGAAATCACGCGACCAAAATAA
- a CDS encoding dicarboxylate/amino acid:cation symporter — protein MKLKFNLKNLTVQVVCAIIIGILFGHYFPELGEKMKVLADGFIKLIKMVIAPIVFFTVVNGIANMGDMKKVGRIGGKALLYFEIVTTLALAIGLIVVNLVKPGAGIDASKASGDITKYTDAAAQSSHSMVDFILGIIPDNVISAMAGGDLLPILLFAILFGLSLTAMGQSAKPVTQLFDKLSHGFFGIVNMIMKLSPLAAFGAMSYTIGKFGIGSLTSLGKLMGSVYITMALFIILVLGSIARFYGFSIFSFIRYIKDEIFLVLGTSSSESALPRMMDKLEKYGCSKPVVGLVVPTGYSFNLDGTAIYLSMAAMFVAQASGVEMSLWQQLTLLGVLMLTSKGAAGVTGSGFITLAATLAAFPSIPVAGMALLLGVDRFMSEARAITNLIGNGVATVVVAKMENEFHPGGTPDAAVAAKAEPTPSAASTSLAGSLVKPAAEQS, from the coding sequence ATGAAGCTGAAATTCAACCTGAAAAACCTAACCGTCCAAGTCGTGTGTGCGATCATTATTGGTATTTTATTTGGCCATTACTTCCCGGAGCTTGGCGAGAAAATGAAGGTGCTTGCCGATGGATTCATTAAGCTGATCAAAATGGTTATTGCTCCCATCGTCTTTTTCACCGTCGTGAACGGCATTGCCAATATGGGCGATATGAAAAAAGTCGGCCGCATCGGCGGCAAGGCGCTGCTCTATTTTGAAATTGTGACGACGCTAGCGCTTGCGATTGGCCTCATCGTCGTCAATTTGGTGAAGCCGGGCGCAGGCATTGATGCCAGCAAAGCCAGCGGCGACATTACGAAGTACACCGACGCTGCTGCTCAGTCCAGCCACAGTATGGTGGATTTTATACTCGGCATTATTCCGGATAACGTCATTTCGGCCATGGCTGGCGGCGATTTGCTGCCGATACTCTTATTCGCAATTTTGTTCGGCTTGTCGCTTACGGCGATGGGACAATCGGCAAAACCAGTTACCCAGCTGTTTGACAAGCTGTCGCATGGCTTTTTCGGCATCGTCAATATGATCATGAAGCTTTCGCCGCTTGCTGCTTTCGGCGCTATGTCCTACACCATCGGCAAGTTCGGCATTGGCTCGCTGACCTCGCTCGGCAAGCTGATGGGCTCCGTCTATATTACGATGGCGCTGTTCATCATCCTTGTGCTCGGCTCGATTGCCCGCTTTTATGGCTTTAGCATTTTCAGCTTTATCCGGTATATCAAGGATGAAATTTTCCTTGTGCTTGGCACTTCGTCCTCCGAATCGGCGCTGCCGCGCATGATGGATAAGCTAGAAAAATACGGCTGCTCCAAGCCCGTCGTTGGACTTGTGGTTCCAACCGGGTACTCGTTCAACCTTGACGGTACGGCGATTTATTTGTCCATGGCCGCGATGTTCGTCGCTCAGGCCTCCGGCGTTGAGATGTCGCTCTGGCAGCAGCTTACGCTGCTCGGCGTACTGATGCTGACGTCCAAGGGAGCCGCAGGCGTTACAGGCTCCGGGTTTATTACGCTGGCTGCGACGCTTGCCGCATTCCCGAGCATTCCCGTTGCTGGCATGGCGCTGCTGCTCGGCGTTGACCGCTTCATGTCTGAGGCTCGCGCCATCACGAACCTGATCGGCAACGGCGTCGCAACCGTCGTCGTCGCCAAGATGGAAAATGAATTTCATCCAGGCGGTACACCGGATGCAGCTGTGGCTGCGAAAGCCGAACCCACTCCTTCGGCTGCAAGCACAAGCCTCGCTGGATCACTCGTTAAGCCTGCTGCGGAGCAGTCTTAA
- a CDS encoding type II toxin-antitoxin system HicB family antitoxin: MNSKHCYYAIFNYEEDGITITFPDLPGCISCGYSTVEALQMAKEALELYLEDIKKEDIPQSTILKEEMLKPTEKIFLIGL; encoded by the coding sequence ATGAATAGTAAGCATTGCTATTACGCTATATTTAATTATGAGGAAGATGGAATAACAATCACTTTCCCAGATTTACCTGGATGTATTTCCTGTGGGTATTCTACAGTTGAAGCATTGCAAATGGCAAAAGAGGCACTTGAATTGTACTTAGAAGATATAAAAAAAGAAGACATTCCTCAATCCACGATTTTAAAAGAGGAGATGTTAAAACCAACTGAAAAGATTTTCTTGATTGGACTTTAA
- a CDS encoding RluA family pseudouridine synthase, whose amino-acid sequence MSRKQNEGGKPRKAAQAKQFTVNEPSELLAFLLTHLSHMGRNSVKSVLARGQVSVDKRVQTKYNFPLEVGQTVSINTEKAVEAPPLMGLTILHEDEAIIVVQKDAGLLSIASSKDEQEFTAYRQLTAHVRAFDPKNRIFVVHRLDRDTSGVMMFAKTEKVQQSLQNNWQEAVKERSYVALVEGKVRKPEGTIQSWLKESSTLKMYSSSHPNDGQHAVTHYKLIQANDSFSLLEVHLETGRKNQIRVHMEDIGHPITGDKKYGARLKPIGRLGLHARVLAFEHPHTGKLLRFDTGIPKLFLNPFKNAAPAPQAGQAPGKQR is encoded by the coding sequence ATGTCGAGGAAACAAAATGAAGGCGGCAAGCCGCGTAAAGCCGCACAGGCCAAGCAATTCACGGTCAATGAGCCGTCGGAACTGCTGGCTTTTTTATTGACCCACTTATCCCATATGGGACGAAATTCGGTCAAATCGGTTTTGGCGCGCGGGCAAGTATCGGTCGATAAGCGTGTGCAGACGAAATATAATTTTCCGCTTGAGGTCGGGCAGACGGTTTCCATAAATACGGAAAAAGCGGTCGAAGCTCCGCCGCTTATGGGACTCACCATTTTACATGAGGACGAGGCTATTATCGTCGTGCAGAAGGATGCGGGACTGCTGTCCATCGCTTCCTCCAAGGACGAGCAGGAGTTTACCGCTTACCGTCAGCTGACGGCGCATGTTCGCGCCTTCGATCCGAAAAATCGGATTTTCGTCGTGCATCGACTGGACCGCGACACCTCGGGTGTCATGATGTTCGCCAAAACCGAGAAGGTGCAGCAATCGCTCCAAAACAACTGGCAGGAGGCCGTCAAGGAACGCTCCTATGTAGCGCTTGTAGAAGGAAAAGTACGCAAGCCTGAAGGCACCATTCAATCGTGGCTCAAGGAAAGCAGCACGCTGAAAATGTATTCCAGCTCCCATCCGAATGATGGACAGCATGCTGTAACCCACTACAAGCTCATTCAGGCTAACGACAGCTTTTCCTTATTAGAGGTGCATTTAGAGACTGGCCGCAAAAATCAGATCCGCGTCCACATGGAGGACATCGGCCATCCCATCACCGGAGATAAAAAATACGGCGCACGTCTCAAGCCTATTGGCAGACTCGGTCTCCATGCCCGCGTGCTTGCATTCGAGCATCCGCACACTGGCAAGCTGCTTCGTTTTGATACGGGTATTCCCAAGCTGTTTCTTAATCCGTTTAAAAATGCTGCTCCAGCCCCGCAGGCTGGACAAGCACCAGGAAAACAGCGCTAA
- a CDS encoding GNAT family N-acetyltransferase, producing the protein MKISEISYENNQKEISRLLELHSEAANMSIPPYEREVISLAAYENDTYIGGVTGDMVWNILNVHLLAVDPSYRGNGLGGALLNEIETLARQRGCKVSELTTMSWQAPHFYQKQGYEIFGEMKDCPNEGDTKFYLKKNL; encoded by the coding sequence TTGAAAATTTCAGAAATCAGCTATGAGAATAATCAAAAAGAAATATCGAGATTGCTGGAATTGCACAGCGAAGCCGCTAACATGAGTATTCCTCCCTATGAACGCGAAGTTATCTCTCTCGCTGCTTATGAAAACGATACATACATTGGCGGCGTTACCGGGGATATGGTCTGGAATATCTTGAATGTACATCTTTTGGCGGTCGATCCCTCTTACAGAGGAAATGGATTGGGTGGGGCACTTCTCAATGAAATTGAAACCCTAGCGAGGCAACGCGGCTGCAAGGTTAGTGAGTTAACTACAATGAGCTGGCAAGCTCCGCATTTTTATCAAAAACAAGGATACGAAATTTTTGGTGAAATGAAGGATTGCCCTAACGAAGGTGATACTAAGTTTTATTTGAAGAAAAACCTTTGA
- a CDS encoding PepSY domain-containing protein, whose amino-acid sequence MMNKKIWIGVVSVTLALGAMGGAATAASNTKTLIGKAEAKKIALKHVEGRIDGVDLERNQTGIFYEVEVERGAYKGEVDVHIDAYSGKLLGIYDSDDDDDDRRAAQATTAPAGTASNAGTVNQPAASPSANTGTTVLKTAEQAGAIAVAKVGGTVVKVERDRDDGKIIYEVDLRITGGKAEVEVDAATGKVLSVDKDYDHDDDHDDDDRYDED is encoded by the coding sequence ATGATGAATAAAAAAATCTGGATTGGTGTTGTATCGGTTACGTTGGCACTCGGCGCAATGGGCGGTGCGGCAACGGCTGCTTCAAATACGAAAACGTTGATCGGCAAAGCCGAAGCGAAAAAGATCGCCTTGAAGCATGTAGAGGGCCGAATTGACGGTGTAGACCTGGAGCGGAATCAAACAGGCATTTTTTACGAGGTGGAGGTCGAGCGCGGAGCTTATAAGGGTGAAGTCGATGTGCATATTGATGCATACAGCGGCAAGCTGTTAGGCATTTATGACAGCGATGATGATGACGACGATCGCCGTGCAGCTCAAGCGACAACAGCACCAGCGGGAACAGCCTCCAACGCAGGGACAGTGAATCAGCCGGCTGCCAGTCCATCAGCTAACACGGGAACGACAGTGTTAAAGACCGCTGAACAGGCTGGCGCTATTGCAGTTGCTAAAGTGGGAGGTACTGTAGTCAAGGTTGAACGTGATCGGGATGATGGAAAAATCATTTACGAGGTTGATCTGCGCATTACTGGCGGTAAAGCCGAAGTAGAGGTGGATGCAGCAACGGGAAAGGTGCTGTCCGTGGATAAGGATTACGACCACGATGACGACCACGATGACGATGACCGTTATGATGAGGATTAA
- a CDS encoding PepSY domain-containing protein has protein sequence MRQKQARLVLGITIACVVIICIGGGLWWRSVADARPSITEEQASEQVLQQYVGKILSAKLGDSVYEVKLQADKGIYDVTVDAKGGGIISIKLIESEQPAAEESPPASSANEPTAASTATPAAEPTPDQSPLATPSPEQSASPAPNSSTNPNSKPTTKPTTRPSDGNEGRTPAASPASPASPAKQGISPDEAEAIALKQVKGKVEDTELKSSDRARYYLVEIDTPDDREATVQIHAVTGAIMSITWDEDDQDDGEDD, from the coding sequence ATGCGGCAAAAGCAAGCGAGACTGGTGCTGGGCATAACGATAGCTTGTGTGGTCATTATCTGCATTGGGGGAGGACTATGGTGGCGATCTGTTGCTGACGCCCGGCCTTCCATAACGGAGGAGCAGGCGAGCGAGCAGGTTCTCCAGCAATATGTTGGGAAAATCCTTAGCGCAAAGCTGGGCGACAGCGTCTATGAGGTTAAGCTTCAGGCAGATAAGGGCATATACGATGTGACGGTTGATGCGAAAGGCGGAGGCATCATTTCCATTAAGCTTATAGAGAGCGAGCAGCCTGCTGCGGAAGAATCGCCTCCTGCCTCTTCAGCCAACGAGCCTACAGCTGCCTCAACTGCGACGCCAGCGGCAGAGCCGACGCCCGATCAGAGCCCGCTGGCAACGCCGAGCCCAGAGCAAAGCGCAAGCCCGGCGCCAAATTCAAGCACTAATCCAAATTCTAAGCCAACCACTAAGCCAACCACGAGGCCAAGTGATGGTAACGAGGGGAGAACGCCAGCAGCGTCACCAGCATCACCAGCGTCACCCGCCAAACAGGGTATATCACCAGATGAAGCGGAAGCGATTGCGCTCAAGCAGGTAAAAGGCAAGGTGGAGGATACCGAGCTGAAAAGCTCCGACCGCGCCCGCTATTATTTAGTCGAAATTGATACGCCAGACGACCGTGAGGCTACGGTGCAGATTCATGCTGTAACGGGAGCCATCATGTCAATCACATGGGACGAGGACGATCAGGACGATGGAGAAGACGACTAA